The genomic DNA AGGCACTCCCAGCGTCCGTCCAAACTCAATCGATAGATAGCGTCGGAGGCATGGGCAGAGCTTCCCAGAAGGAGAAGGGTGCCGTCCGATGTTGCCTTCAGTTGATTGAAGGTATCGCAGGGAGTGTCGATTTCCGTGCAGTTGCCTTCCTCAGGGAAGTAACGGTGCAAATGATCCCGTACCCCTTTCTCAGTTGTCAGAATCAACTCATCCTGCACCTTGCAGAGCCCCTTCATGTTCTCGCCCTCAATCGAGAGTTCCTTCTGAAACAATCCGGTAGAAGGTTTATACGAAGCAAGGTAGTGAAAATCCTCACCATAGTCTGTCAGGAAGTAGATCCGGTCGCTTCCGTCGTATAGGACATCCTGGGTGCTGTATGGACCTACAGCATCCGGAATCATGGGCTGACTGACTCCGCCCACCATGCAGTAGGCCGGCACATGGGTATTGGAATAGGATTCCGTGTACACATAAGACGATTCATCCGGCGCAACGGCTGCACACACGATGGGAGCCGCCTCCCCTTTTTGCACAAGGGTCTTTGTTCCAAGGACAGCATCATAACGCATGACGTTAATGAGCGGATTCAAATGATTGGTGGAATAGTAAATATGCCCTTGTGAAGTGAAGCTGGCAAAGTAGGCCGTCGACCCGTTTTCCTCCTCGGATAAAGGAATGATTTGCCCGTCATCCATCACTCGATGCCACTGGTAGTGCTCATCTCCATCGCGATCGAATGTTGCAAGAACACTCCCATCATAGGTGAAGAGGCTGGAACTATGCTGATTTGAGAATGTGAGACGGTTGGTCTCAAGGGAGTCGAGGCAGAGTTCCCACACATCATAGGAACCTCCGTGGTTCGTACTGAACAGGATGCGCCTTCTTTCGTCATCAACCGTGAAACAGGCGATGGCGGTTGTTTGATACAGGTCTTGAATGGCTATCAATGTCATCACTCTCCATAATTGATCGTCATGGTAACAGGGACACCCTTCACCCCGCACTCATTCACGGTACGAGCTGTGATCGGATTGTGGCCTCTTTCCTATTGGATGCATCACTCTTGTAAAAGAAGAGGGAGGAGCTAGAATCCTCCCGTAATGGGGATTCACTCCACGCAAGCTGGTTGCTTTATAGAAAAGG from Rossellomorea marisflavi includes the following:
- a CDS encoding S9 family peptidase, with product MTLIAIQDLYQTTAIACFTVDDERRRILFSTNHGGSYDVWELCLDSLETNRLTFSNQHSSSLFTYDGSVLATFDRDGDEHYQWHRVMDDGQIIPLSEEENGSTAYFASFTSQGHIYYSTNHLNPLINVMRYDAVLGTKTLVQKGEAAPIVCAAVAPDESSYVYTESYSNTHVPAYCMVGGVSQPMIPDAVGPYSTQDVLYDGSDRIYFLTDYGEDFHYLASYKPSTGLFQKELSIEGENMKGLCKVQDELILTTEKGVRDHLHRYFPEEGNCTEIDTPCDTFNQLKATSDGTLLLLGSSAHASDAIYRLSLDGRWECLTPYRVKNRRVKPVAVEYPSFDGLTIEGILYRPDEPNGVTVLWPHGGPQKSERLKDRPLLQYLALNGYTIFAPNFRGSIGYGASFMKRVEGDWGVGPRLDCVAGMDWLIAEGLAEKGRIAVMGGSYGGYMSLLLSGRHPEYFCGTVDIFGISDLISYVEAAPETLKPLIVNLVGDPVGQREKLVAESPITYVEDMAGPMLVIHGKNDARVRPEESERIVGRLRERGIPVQYILLEDEGHSFSKHDNEVRVYQEIKHFLDTLL